DNA from Chryseomicrobium sp. FSL W7-1435:
ACCCTCTGTAGAACATTTGTCAAACAAAAAATCACATCTCTAATCAGAGGTGTGATTGGCAATCGAAGCGCTGTGTTTTTTTTGCTCCCACAAGGTGTGGAGGCTATGTAGGACAAGGCCGATAATGATAATTCCCATCCCTAAAAGAGCGATGGGTGCTGGTAGTGGATTAAGTCCATATAATTGTGTAAAAGGAAAAAGGGCCCCATCAATCCCTGTGCTACAATGTTCACAACCACGATCACATTGGAGGAATTGATGATGACCCACCTTAATTTTAGCGTAGATATGGATTTATTGAAAGACTCTGTCTTGAACTCGAACATGGAAGCCGTCGTGAAATCGTCGGTAGTTCTGGTGTTGAATGCGTACATGGAAAATGAACGGGACGAATACCTGCAAGCTGAGCGCTATGAACGCTCATCTGAGCGTCTTGACCAACGTAATGGTTATTACGAAAGGGATTACACGATCGGAATCGGAAAAATCCGACTGAAAGTGCCGCGCACGCGCAGCGGTGAGTTCTCCACTTCTGCCTTTGAAAAATTCGCTCGCTGTGACCAAGCGCTCATGCTGTCGATGCTGGAAATGGTCGTTAACGGTGTCTCCACGCGCAAAGTCACACATGTTGTCGAGCAGCTGTGCGGGGAAAGCGTCTCCAAGTCGTTCGTCTCTTCGTTAACGACCAAACTGGATCCGGTCGTCAAGGAGTGGGCCGCACGGCCACTGAACGTCACCTATTATCCGTATGTCTTTGTGGATGCCATGTACATCAAAGTGCGTGAACACAACCGTGTCGTTTCCAAAGCGGTTTATATCGCCACGGCTATAACCGAAGATAACCGCCGGGAAATCCTGGGGCTGAAAGTGGATCACGCGGAGAGCTTCGAAAGCTGGCAAAGCTTCTTCCAGGAACTCAAATCCCGAGGGCTCCAGTCGCCCAAGCTCGTCATTTCAGACGCCCATAAGGGGTTGAAAAAAGCGATCCAGCGGGAATTCATCGGCACGAGTTGGCAACGCTGTAACGTCCACTTCAAACGCAACATCGTCGATAAATTACCGAAAAAAGATTCAGAAGAATTTCGTCTTCAGCTGAAACGCCTCTTTCAGGCAGTGACCATCGAGGATATGCGTAATTTCAAAGAGGACCTGTTCACCGCTTTCGCCGACCAGCCTAAGTATGCAAAAGCACTCGCTATCTTGGATGAAGGCTTTGATGACACGATCCAATACATGAACGAGCCCGTGAACCGCCACGTCCACATCCGCAGCACCAACTCCTTGGAACGCCTGAACCAGGAGGTTCGCCGCAGAGAACGTGTCATCCGAATCTTTCCGAATACGCAATCCGCTTTCCGCCTGATTGGGGCTGTCCTCATGCACCAGGAGAAGACGCTTTATAGCCAGAAAAAGAGCTTAACAAAATAAGGTTAGAAACAGTGTAGCTAATTTTACACAATCGTTCGGACTTGACTCACGCCTATGCAGAAAGCTACCCTAAACCCCTCAAAAACACATGAAATTCACAGAAATGCCCCCCGCATATGCAGCCGCAACCTAATAGAAGATATTTTCTTCCCTATAGACCGTCATCCTCCCCAAAAGAACTCCCTATTCAACCCCACACCTCAACACGTTATCATCAACCCAGGAGGAATTCTCATAAACTTAAGCAATCTGAAAAAACAGGTGCCGGCGAAGCTTTATAACCGCGGGCTTGATTATTTTGAGCGGGAGTTTGTGGAACATCTTACAGAATCAGCGGCAGGGTTGATTGAAGAGCTGCAGTTCATGTATCCGAAACGGAGAGCGCTGTTGGATGAGTTGGGGAAGATAAATTAGAAAGGAGCAGCGCCAGTAACTTCCCTGGCACTGCTCCTTATTATTCCTTTTACTCAATCCGGACTAAATAAATTATTTACCTTATTTTTGCGACTGGTTCAGCAGCTGATCCAGGCGGTGGAGATGGAATGTATAGTCAAAAAGAGCGGATGCTACAATCATTAATCGAATGTTTTTCTCCTGGTTTTCTTTAGACAGGGAAAGCACTGAATCATAAAATTCGTTTCTTCGGTTTAACATATCTGCGTCTGAATGCTGAAATTCTTTGATCTTGCCTTGATATTTCAAAAATAGATACTCGTGATATTTAATCAATTCTTCCAGGTACTGATCAAATAACTGATTGACGCTTTTTTCAGACTTACTCTGAAAGTAGTGGTCATCAATTTTTTCGAGAAGCTGATTCCCTTCTTCTAATGTCTTCAGCATCTGCCTGAAAACAATCATTTCCCTGTCATTCAATTGCTTTGTTCGTGATTTTCCGAACTTGATTCTTTCCTCATCAAACAATTTGAATTGCTCCACTAAGTTTTCAAGTTCTTTCTTAAAGTTACGGGAAAGATCCTGATTGGAACCTTCTGTCAGCTCATTTGAAATTGCAGTCCTTAATAATAATGACATTTGCTGAAAAGCTGAGTGGATGTTAGTTGAAAAGCTCTTTTTATATTTCGGTGGAAAAACAACGAGATTAACTAATATAGCAGAAATCGTTCCTATTAAAATAACCGAAAATCTTTCCAGGGCAAAGTACAAATCCTCACCTGCACCGGAAGTCATGATCGCAGCTACCGTTACAAGAGTTAGCGGAATTGTGCTATCCATTTTTAATTTCAAGCTTAATGAAATCATGATCATGATAACTAAACCGATGGTGATAGGATTTTCGCCTAAAAAATAGATGAAAAACAACGAGATGGATGCACCCAGCGTATTTGTGATCAATTGATCAGGCAAGTGCTTCCAAGTCCGGTATAGCGATGGCTGTACAGCTAAAATAGCTGCAACAGCTGCAAACGCAATGTTGTCCAATCCGAAAAATCCACATATGTATATGGCAATTATAACTGCTACGCCAGTTTTAAAAATGCGAGGACCAAAAGTGATATCCATTTCTCCCTTCAGATAATAAAGAACTGGAGAAATGCATTTCCAGTCTCCAGGATCGTTTACTCTCACCAGATTTCATTAGATAAATATTATCCAGTGAATATAATGATGTCTAATTAAACTTTAAATTGCGATAGACATTATGTCAAAAGTGAATCGGTTTTATTCGAATCCTCCCTCTGTCACACGCACTTTCATTTCTTTAAATTAAATGCATGGTGAATCCATTATCATTTGAATGTAAAAAGGGACAGCCCCTGAAAGTCATTTTCACGACCTTTTGGGACAGCCCCTATCTATAACTCTGCCGTTTAATTTCTCAAAATAATATAAACGACATAAACGATATAAATGACGGCTAAAACCGAACCTTCGATCCTTGAAATCTTGTACTTGGTTCTCGCAAGGATTATCACAAGGACTGTCACACCGATCATCAGCCATACATCCGAAAATATCTTCGAATCGACAGTTAAAGGACTGATGGCTGCTGAGGTTCCTAAGATGAAGAAAATGTTGAAGATATTACTGCCGATGATATTCCCCAGAGCAATGTCCACCTGCTTCTTCAAAGCTGCGGTTACAGAGGTGACGAGCTCAGGAAGCGAAGTACCTACGGCAACTATCGTTAAGCCGACCAAAGTCTCGCTCATACCGAGTGCAAGAGCGATCTCGATACTGTTGTCGACGACGAGGGTGCCGCCGAACACGATGCCGGCAAGTCCGCCGATTGTTAAGAGCGAGTTTTTCAACTTGGATATGTTCGCCGAGTCAACGGGATTTTCTTCTGTGTTCAGGCGATCTTTCCTTGCCACTTCGAAGATATAGTAAAGGAAAACCGCGAAGAATAGCAGCAGCATAATGCCTTCTGTTCTTGTGATGAGATTGCTGTCCAACGCCTGAAGTTGAATGTCGCTGATGAGCAGCAGCAAGGCAACGGAGCCCAGTAAGGCGAAGGGAATTTCTTTCCGGATCGTCTCACTCTGGACCAGCAGAGGGAAAACGAGGGCTGTCACCCCTAAGATGAAAGTGATGTTGAAGATGTTACTGCCGACGACGTTCCCGATCGCCACATCACTGTTTCCTTCGAACGCTGCGATAAAACTGACCGACGCTTCCGGCGCGCTTGTACCGAATGCGACAATCGTCAAGCCGATCAATAAAGGCGACACCCTCAAGCTTTGCGCTATTTTTGAAGCGCCTTCCACAAAATAATCAGCTCCCTTAACTAAAAGAGCAAATCCTACCAATAATAAAAGATAAGTCAATTGTTGCTCACTTCCTTCCTATACTAAAGACATTTAATCGACTTTACTCTCTTCTATGCCAATACCCTTCAAACTAGGGTGAAAACCATAAAAAGCCGTCACAATGATTGACGAATACGGCTCCATTATTTTTTATCTGTGGGATTACGGGGCATCAGTCAATCTGATAGTGGAAGGGCAAGAAGTACCATTTCTCCAGCAACGACAAACAGGATCTCAGTCGATTGTGTGGCCTCCACAGAAGCGAGGCGACTTTGATTGTGCCGGACTAATTCAGTAGCCATGAAAAACAGGACAGTGGCAATGACGCCTGAACTGATTCCGACCAAAAAGGATTGAAATACTTGGCTGCCAGAAGGGAGTCCAACAGTAAAGAACGCGTAGATGGAAAGCGCAATCCATGCTGGGAGAGAAGCGATGGTCATCCCGAGTACGCGTTGGTAGGGATCAAGTCGGCCACTGACGTGCAGCATCATCTTGCGATTGCCAAGTGGATAGGCAAAAGCGGCTAGTATGACAGGCAACGAACCGAGCAAAAGTACAGACAGTGGAACGCTTTCAGCTTGCGGGAGATGCAAAAGAACAATCCCAACGAGGATGCTGCCCGAAATCACAAGAGCAGTTCGAGGAATCGATTCTCGAGTTCCGTTTGATGTTAGGAACAGCGGTGCCAGTAAGATACCTGCAACAATTGTAAACTGCCACATGCCGGCAACAAGCCATCCGGGACCAAACGCAGCCGCATAGGTAAGCGGTGCATAAAATAGCACAAATCCAACAAAGCTCCAAAGCAGCCAAGGCTTTGGAGCACTTTTCATATCGGATGTAAGGGAGGGAAGGCCTTTTCGGAAGGCGACTATGACAAGCAGGAAAGGAACCATGAAGAAGTAGCGGAGTGAGGCGCTCCACATCCAACTACCACCTGAAAGTTCCATTGCATGATTTAATACAAACGTAACCGCAAAAAACAGCGCTGACAAAATCCCCAAGCCTATTGCCTTCATTGCCCATCCCATCCTTTAGTTAGTGGTTGCTACACGTTTAACGATTTCCTGCACGACTTGAGTAGCTTTTTCCATATTTTCAATGGATACGTACTCAAATTTCCCGTGATAGTTTTCGCCACCTGTAAAGATATTTGGTGTCGGCATCCCCATGTAAGAAAGCTGAGAACCGTCTGTTCCTCCACGAATCGGAATAATCAAGGGTTCAATCGAAAGGTCTTCCATAATCGTCTTGACTTGATCCACGATTTCCATCACCGGTGTGATTTTCTCACCCATGTTGTAGTACTGATCATTCAGTTCTACTTCAATCGCTGAGTCTCCATACTGCTCGCGGATTGCTTGGGCAGCATCGTGGAATCGTTGTTTCTTTTCTTCAAATTTTGATTTATCAAAATCACGAATAATGTAATCCATTACGGTCTTTTCAACTTTTCCGTGTATATCCATTAAATGCACAAAGCCCTCAAAGCCGTCAGTTTTTTCAGGAACTTCTTGAGGTGGCATATGGGATTGGAACTTCATGGCCATTGTAATGGCATTGACCATTTTGTCCTTTGCAGACCCTGGGTGAACGCTGACGCCGTGAGTCGTGACACGGGCACCTGCTGCATTAAAGCTTTCATACTGAAGCTCTCCAAGAGGGCCGCCATCCATCGTGTAAGCATAATCTGCACCAAATGCTTCTACATCAAATTTGTGAGGTCCACGTCCGATTTCTTCGTCAGGTGTGAAGCCAACACGAATTTTACCATGGGGCACTTCAGGGTTTGCTAAGAAGTAATCCATAGCCGTCAAAATAATGGCAATGCCAGCTTTGTTGTCAGCACCTAAAAGAGTTGTCCCATCGGTGGTCATCAATGTATGCCCTTGATACTTCGTCAGTTCAGGGAAGTCTGCTACTTTCATGACTGTAGATGCGTTCAACACCAAGTCGTTCCCGTCGTAGTTTTCAACGATTTGAGGTTTTACATCTTTGCCTGTGTAATCAGTCGCTGTATCTACGTGCGCTAAAAATCCGATAGTTGGTAGTGGTTCATCCGTCGTTGCTGGAAGTGTGGCAAAGAGATAGCCGTTTTCATCTAGAGAAACTTCCGTCATTCCCATTGTTTCTAGTTCTTGTTGAAGCAGGTGCAACAAGTCCCATTGGCCTTCAGTTGAAGGTGTTGTTGTGCTGGCTGCATCAGATTGTGTATCAATTTTTGCATACCGCGTTAGGCGGTCGATGAGTGAGTGTTTCATGAAGAGACGTCCTCCTTATTTTTCCGTGAACAACCGCTGGACGGCACGTTCAATAGTAGAGATGGTATTAATATCTTGGAAGTTTATACCTAATTGGACAGCTGTTTGGGCAATCTCAGGGCGAATGCCTGAAAGAGTCGACTCAACACCAAGAAGGCGAAGCGCTTCGATTAGTTGGAAAATTTGCTGGGCGACCATCGTATCAATAATGGCTACACCCGAGATGTCAATAAGTAAACTATGGACGCGTTTTTGTGTACACTGGGTCAAGGCGTTTTCAAAGATGTATTTGGCGCGATTCGTGTCGATGTCCCCTACAAGTGGGAGCAATGCCACACCTTTGCTTAGAGAGATGACAGGCGTACTCAATTCATTGATCATTTCTTGTTGAGCACGTAATTTTGATATAGAGTACTTGTGATGTTCTTCTGTGAACCAGGTCATCAATTTCCCAAACATCTTCGTGACCGATGCTATCCACTGTTGGACAGTTTCGTGGGGTAAATCGTCTTCTTGTCGTTCATATTGATACAAGAGAGTAATGTATTGTTGTTGCGTATTGAAAAATTCTTGAAGGATGAAATGGAGAGGTGTGTTCAAATGTTCTGGGTCACGGGCAATTTCTATAACCCATTCCTCAAAATGTTTTACAAAAACGTCCTCTTCTTCTTTAAAAAGTTTACAAAAACGTTCATGAAAACCGTGATTTTGTTGCTTGATCGTTTGAATCACAGTAGGGTCCGTCGAAGCATAGACTCCACTTGTGGAATTTTTATCAAGTGCTGCATACCAATCCTCGGTTAAATCCCAGGTATTGTTTACTAGGTACTCATAGAGCTTCTGCTCGGGTGTCATTGCACAATCTCTCCTTCAAAATAGAATCACTTAGGTTCTAGTGTAGAGGACAAGCAATAGAATAGGCAAGTCCACATGGGACCTGCCTACATAATTTTTATAATGCTTCGTCATCCACACTGTTCAAATATGATTCAATTTCCTCTACAACACCTTCAATACTCCCTTGTTCGAAAGGAGATTTTAAGTTCGCAGCCTCTACTAATTTTGTAAATGGAAGAGAGCCACCAAGTGTGCATAGATACAAGTAGTCTTTCCAAGCGCCATCAAAATCTTCACGTGAACGTTTCCAGAATTGGAACGCACAGATTTGCGCTAATGTGTAATCTATATAGTAGAAAGGCGATGCATAGATATGACCTTGACGTTGCCAGAAAGCACCTTCTTCTAGATAAGGATTGCCATCGTAATCTCTATGAGGAAGGTAGGTTTGTTCGATTTTTTTCCAAGCAGCCTTACGTTCAGCAGGTGTCATTTCTGGATTTTCATAAACGACATGCTGGAACTCATCGACAGCAACCCCATAAGGAAGGAATAATAGACCGCTCATCAAATGAGAATACTTGTACTTTTCTGTTTGGTCCTTAAAGAAGTTTTCCATCCAAGGCCATGTGAAGAATTCCATGCTCATAGAATGGATCTCGGCAGATTCAAACGTTGGCCAGATGTACTCTGGAATACCGATATTGCGGCTTGAGAACACTTGGAAAGCGTGACCTGCTTCATGCGTTAAGACATCGATATCACCAGATGTCCCGTTAAAGTTCGAGAAGATAAACGGTGAATCATGATTTTCAATAAATGTGCAATAGCCGCCAGCTTCTTTTCCTTTTTTAGCTACAAGGTCCATCAGGTTGCGGTCGAGCATGAATTTGAAAAACTCGTCCGTCTCAGGAGAAAGCTCTTCATACATTTTCTTCCCACCATCGATGATCCATTCAGGTGATCCTTGAGGAGTGGCATTGCCCGTTAAGAATGTTAGCGGCTCATCGTAATGCTTGAGCTTTTCCACACCAATGCGATTAGCTTGTTTCTCATAAAGCTTTGTCGCAACAGGAACGATGTAGTCGCGTACTTGGTCGCGGAACGTCTTGACCATTTCAGCATTATAATCGATACGGTTCATACGAATGTAACCAAGCTCTACAAAGTTTTTATAGCCCATTGTATGCGCGATTTCTGTTCTTACTTTGACGAGTTCATCATAGATTGAATCAAACTTCTCCTCATGTTCAGCGAAGAAACCAAATGATGCTTCTTTTGCTTTCTTGCGTGTCGCGCGGTCCGTCGATTCAGCAAAGGGTCCAAGTTGAGCAAGTGTCAACGTCTCCCCATCAAATTCGACTTGGGCAGATGCCACAAGTTTCGAGTAATCAGATGCCAGCTTGTTCTCTTTTTGAAGCAGTGGCATGATTTCTGGAGAGAATGATTTGATTTGAAATTCAGCTAAATCAAATAGTTGCTGCCCCCAACGTTCTTCCAAGTTGGAACGGAAAGGAGATTCAACAAGGGCTTTGTAGTACTCGGTCACGATTTCTTCCATCTCTGGCGAAATCTGATCAAAATAATCACGCTCGTTTTGGTAGAAGTCATCGTTAGTATCAATAGATGCACGGATATACACTAAGTTGGCCATCGTTGAGAAGTCTGCGCGTAGTTGGTTCAAAGTTTGAATGGCTTCATTTTGCTCTTCATAAGAAGACGCAGTTTTGAAGGCTTCAAGTGCTTGTTTAGCGTTTGTTTGAAGAGTGGACATATCAGGACGTTCATATGTATACTCTTGGAATTGTGTCGTCATTCGATAATCCTCCTTGGGTCCTTCGGTTTTCGAAGGTCTCACCCTCTATTGTTTCGCAATTCAGAGTGTTTGGCAAGTGATTTCCGGCTGAAAAAACAGAAAATTTCAAATTGGTGGTTGACAGAAGATTCTCCGCTGTTTTATACTTCAATGCAACAGACAGACGTATATGACTCTTATCCAGAGTGGCGGAGGGACTAGGCCCTGCGAAGCCCGGCAACCAACAAGCATTTTTGCTTGGAAAGGTGCTAATTCCTACAGATCAGTTAATGATCTGGAAGATAAGAGGAGGACAAGCTCAGGCTCCTCTTCTTAATTGAAGAGGGCCTTTTTCATTGTCACTTCCTCTCTGGATGTCTGATCTAACCAAACTAAAGGAGGAAGAACAATGACACATTTACGCCCAGAAACGATTTTACTTCACGGAGGCCAGCAGCCAGACCCAGTAACCGGGTCTCGTGCAGTACCGATTCACAAAACCACTTCATTTGTTTTCCAAAGTACAGAGCATGCACAAAACTTATTTGCCTTGAAAGAAGCCGGTAACATTTATACACGCATTGGCAATCCAACCGTCGATGTGTTTGAGCAGCGTGTCGCTCAGCTTGAGGGAGGAACGGCAGCGGTCGCTCTTTCTTCTGGAATGTCAGCAATTGCGTTTTCGATTTTAAATATTGCGGGAGCAGGCGATGAGATTGTAGCGGCTTCCAACCTTTACGGTGGAACCTACAACCTATTTGCCCACACATTACCTCGCTACGGAATTACTGTGAAGTTTGTGGATTCGACGAACCCTGAAAACTTCCGGACGGCCGTTACTTCAAAAACAAAAGGCTTCTTTGCTGAAACGATTGGTAACCCAAGTTTAAATGTTTTGGATATTGAGGGAGTCGCGAAAGTGGCCAATGAGGTGGGAGTACCTTTACTAATCGATAACACGTTTGCTACTCCATACGGCACACAACCAATTCATCATGGCGCACACGTCGTCATCCATTCTGCTACAAAATGGATTGGAGGACACGGGACGACGATCGGTGGAGTGGTAGTCGATGGTGGGAATTTTGACTGGAACTCCGATAAATTTCCTGGTTTCATCGAGCCAGACGTGACTTATCATGGTTTACGGTATGGAATTGATGTACCCCAAGTAGCTTTTGCGATTAAGCTGCGCGTGCAACTGCTACGAGATTTTGGACCGGCTTTGAGTCCAGAAGCTGCTTTTTCCTTCCTGCAAGGGTTAGAGACACTTCACTTACGCATCCCGAAGCATAATGAGAATGCATTGGCGGTTGCTAACTATTTGAAGCAGCATGAAGAAGTCGAATGGGTCAATTACCCGGGTCTTGAAGAGCACCCATCTCATGGACTAGCAAAAAAATATCTTGGCCAAGGAGCGGGCTCCATCCTGACGTTTGGCGTGAGAGGTGGAAAGCAGGCAGGACAACTACTGATTGATTCCATTCAGTTGTTCTCTCATGTGGCGAACGTAGGCGATGCGAAGTCTTTAATCATTCATCCAGCATCCACAACGCACCAGCAGCTTGGCGAAGGGGAAGAATTGGCACGTACAGGGGTCACGCCAGAATTAGTTCGTTTATCTATTGGCCTTGAACATATTGACGATATTTTAGAAGCATTGGATGCGGGATTACAAGCAGTGAAAAAGGCAGCTCTTCCTGTCTAATTGTCCGTATTAGAAAAACAAATGTACTCTACAGAAAGAATTTTCTTGTTTTATTTGACTTCTTCCTCTAGAATAGAAAAAATAATACGGCGATTTGACGCACCGAGTTGGAGGAATAAACATGGCAAAATTACGCGCAGCAATTTTAGGGTACGGAACAGTAGGTCAGGGGATTTACCGCATCTTACAAGACAAACGAGAAGAGCTACAACGGTCTCTTGGTCTTGATATAGAAGTGGGGGCGATTCTAGTACATGATTTAGAAAAGCCACGTCCCGCCACTCCTGGGGTCCTGATCACAGACAAATTTGAAGACATCTTGGCCATCCCTGGATTGCAAGTGGTGTTCGAAGCAATTGTTGGAGAAGAGCCGGCTTACAGTTACTTGTGCCAGGCAATCGACAAAGGCTGTCATGTCATTACGGCAAACAAAGTAATGTTTTCTCGCTACCACATTGATTTACATGAACGAGCAAAATCAAAAGGCGTCTACATTGGGTATGAAGCGACTACTGCAGGCGGTGTCCCAGTTATCAAGACGCTAAAAAACTTGCTGCAGGTCAACTCTGTCCACCGGATTCAGGGAATTTTGAATGGGACGTCCAACTATATTTTGACGTCTATGCGCTCAGACAATAGTGCATTTGATGCGGCACTACGTGATGCACAGGCGCTAGGTTATGCGGAAGCAGACCCTTACAATGATGTATCGGGAATGGACGCTTTCCATAAATTGATGATTTTAAGTGCGCTCGCGTTTGATAAACAACCGGAACGTCATGAAGTAGATGTGAAGGGGATCGATACGATTACACTCGAAGATGTACAGCTGGCGCAAACTAACGGACTTCGCTACCGCCACGTGGCAGAAATCGTCCAGCATCCAGATGGACGTCTAGAAGCTTCAGTCGGTCCACAACTGGTCGGTCCGGATCATCCTCTTTATGCAATCGAGGGAGTGAACAATGCAGTGGCGGTCGATACAAACTATATCGGAACGCTTACTCTTGTAGGGCCGGGAGCCGGGATGTATCCGACAGCTAGCGTGATGGTAGAAGATTATGCAGAGATTATCGGCAAACGTGCTGGGTTTATGATTTCTATTTAGTTATTAGATGTGGAGAACGCCGTTTTAGAAACTCCGCAGTGTATTTCTAACGCCTGCAACTTGATTGCGTTAGATGTGGAAGATATTCCCTTTTAGGTACCTGTGCACTAAACAATTCTGACTATGAACAACAATTGCATAAAAATGAAGGAGCAACCGCATGACGTCGCGGTTGCTCCTTTAATTATGCAAATTGTGTTGAATTGTTTGGTGCACAGGTACCTTAAGAAACCTACTCTAGTTCAAGGCTTCAATGATTTGCTCAGCGAACGCAATTGCTTCATCCTCTTCTTGGTTTTCAGCCAAATGATACTTGATCATATAGCCAGCACCCTCTTTATCAAACCCGATGAATGCCGTATCACGAACAGCCCCTGGAATTAAGTTAAACTCCACTTCTTGTCCAGCGATGTCGCGCTTTTCAGAGTCCATAATCGTTCCATACGTTTCTGGGA
Protein-coding regions in this window:
- a CDS encoding homoserine dehydrogenase, translated to MAKLRAAILGYGTVGQGIYRILQDKREELQRSLGLDIEVGAILVHDLEKPRPATPGVLITDKFEDILAIPGLQVVFEAIVGEEPAYSYLCQAIDKGCHVITANKVMFSRYHIDLHERAKSKGVYIGYEATTAGGVPVIKTLKNLLQVNSVHRIQGILNGTSNYILTSMRSDNSAFDAALRDAQALGYAEADPYNDVSGMDAFHKLMILSALAFDKQPERHEVDVKGIDTITLEDVQLAQTNGLRYRHVAEIVQHPDGRLEASVGPQLVGPDHPLYAIEGVNNAVAVDTNYIGTLTLVGPGAGMYPTASVMVEDYAEIIGKRAGFMISI